The following are encoded together in the Desulfococcus multivorans genome:
- a CDS encoding NAD-dependent epimerase/dehydratase family protein, with product MKILVTGGTGFIGMHFLKILAAKSHKVYCVVRNPSALDSACFVGQGFNVIMGDLTDTGTYPRLPKDIDIVVHMAAVLGAWGIAESHVLANNVTATELLLDWFGRSKGMQFVFVSTPGVQGLGHQCAPETAAYHPRALYEISKVIAEKRVINHHYRPKQFWTILRPDFVYGPGDRRRIRLYSKIKNRLWIRFGSGGNVLRPTFVEDAARAIYACIGHPGARRRVFNVGGPELITVQAYTDTIAKLLDVKIPELRVPVPVLKLAGAFFEAWAEPTGTQPFMTRSQVDFLTRDHGTDIDSIRRHIGFSPNVEFEEGMRRTLEWASKTHLL from the coding sequence TTGAAGATTCTTGTCACCGGAGGAACGGGGTTCATTGGTATGCATTTCCTGAAGATTCTGGCGGCGAAATCCCATAAAGTCTACTGTGTGGTTCGAAACCCATCTGCATTGGATTCAGCCTGTTTTGTCGGCCAAGGCTTCAATGTAATCATGGGTGATCTGACCGACACAGGTACATATCCCCGACTGCCCAAGGATATCGACATTGTCGTTCATATGGCAGCGGTCCTTGGGGCATGGGGCATTGCAGAATCTCACGTCCTGGCCAACAATGTCACCGCAACCGAGCTTCTGTTAGATTGGTTTGGTAGAAGCAAGGGGATGCAGTTTGTATTCGTCAGCACCCCCGGGGTCCAGGGTTTAGGGCATCAATGCGCCCCGGAAACAGCAGCGTATCACCCAAGGGCGCTGTATGAAATCAGCAAGGTCATCGCCGAAAAAAGAGTGATTAATCATCATTATCGTCCCAAGCAGTTCTGGACGATTCTTCGACCGGATTTTGTTTATGGCCCGGGGGACAGGCGCAGGATAAGGCTTTACAGTAAAATCAAGAACCGTCTCTGGATCAGGTTCGGTAGCGGCGGCAACGTGCTTCGGCCCACCTTCGTGGAGGACGCCGCCCGAGCGATTTATGCCTGCATCGGACATCCGGGCGCCCGGCGCCGGGTTTTCAATGTCGGCGGACCGGAGCTGATCACGGTTCAGGCCTATACGGACACCATCGCAAAGCTTCTCGACGTAAAAATTCCAGAGCTGAGGGTTCCCGTGCCGGTACTGAAACTCGCGGGGGCCTTCTTCGAGGCATGGGCGGAACCCACCGGAACCCAGCCTTTCATGACGCGGAGTCAGGTCGATTTTCTGACCCGAGATCACGGGACGGACATCGACAGCATCAGACGACATATCGGTTTTTCGCCTAACGTCGAGTTCGAGGAGGGTATGCGACGAACATTGGAATGGGCTTCGAAAACTCATCTGCTATGA
- a CDS encoding glycogen synthase, which produces MAATLRNPRILIVTPEVTYLPDRMGSLANTLTAKAGGLADVSAALVSALFEQGADVHVALPDYRAIFSDRLAPFLKKEQRTILEVIPEERIHLVEDSSFFYLNRIYSGDGLENTKLALTFQRDVLNYIVPRVKPDLIHCNDWMTALIPAMARERGIPCLFTIHNIHTVKCYLAHIEDRGIDVASFWRHLYYERPPQDYGESWGTNLIDLLTSGIFAAHFVNTVSDTFLREIVEGRHDFVEPSIRSELAQKYHAGCAAGILNSPDPSFNPRDDRMIHQSYGPDDHASAKQENKRFLQASLGLIEDENAPLFFWPSRLDPVQKGCQLLADILFHVISEYWEKKLQVIFVADGPYHRHFRDIARFHGFENRIAVCHFDEHLEHMAYGASDFILMPSRFEPCGLPQMIAPIYGSLPVAHDTGGIHDTVTHLNVAEDKGNGFLFETYDADGLFWAIREAMQFYALAPEIRERQIRRIMTDAAATFNYDVTARQYIDLYENMLNRPLITEYEAV; this is translated from the coding sequence ATGGCGGCAACACTGCGGAATCCGAGAATTTTGATCGTGACGCCGGAGGTCACTTATCTGCCGGATCGAATGGGGAGTCTGGCCAACACGCTGACTGCAAAGGCCGGGGGTCTGGCCGACGTGTCGGCGGCATTGGTGAGCGCTCTGTTCGAGCAGGGAGCGGATGTTCATGTCGCACTGCCGGATTACCGGGCCATCTTCAGCGACCGTCTGGCGCCCTTTCTCAAGAAGGAGCAGCGGACGATCCTCGAGGTCATTCCGGAGGAGCGGATTCATCTCGTGGAAGACAGCTCCTTTTTTTACCTGAATCGAATCTATTCGGGGGACGGCCTCGAGAACACAAAGCTGGCCCTGACCTTTCAACGGGACGTCCTCAACTATATCGTCCCCCGGGTCAAGCCAGACCTGATCCACTGCAACGACTGGATGACGGCCCTGATCCCGGCCATGGCCCGGGAGCGGGGCATCCCCTGTCTTTTCACCATCCACAATATCCACACGGTCAAATGTTATCTCGCCCATATCGAAGACCGGGGCATCGACGTCGCCTCCTTCTGGCGGCATCTTTATTACGAACGCCCGCCGCAGGATTACGGCGAGTCGTGGGGCACCAACCTCATCGACCTGCTGACCAGCGGCATCTTCGCGGCACATTTCGTCAACACGGTGAGCGACACTTTTCTCCGGGAGATCGTCGAGGGGCGTCATGATTTTGTCGAGCCTTCGATCCGAAGCGAACTGGCCCAAAAATACCATGCCGGTTGCGCCGCCGGAATTCTGAATTCACCGGACCCCTCCTTCAATCCCCGGGATGACCGGATGATCCACCAATCCTACGGCCCCGACGACCATGCTTCGGCCAAACAGGAGAACAAGCGGTTCCTCCAGGCATCCCTGGGGCTGATCGAGGATGAAAACGCGCCGCTTTTTTTCTGGCCGTCCCGGCTGGATCCCGTTCAGAAAGGGTGCCAGCTGCTGGCAGACATTTTATTTCACGTGATATCGGAGTATTGGGAAAAAAAGCTTCAGGTCATCTTTGTGGCGGATGGTCCGTATCACCGCCATTTCAGGGATATCGCCCGGTTTCACGGGTTCGAGAACCGAATCGCCGTCTGCCATTTTGACGAACACCTCGAGCACATGGCCTATGGCGCGTCGGATTTCATTCTCATGCCCTCCCGCTTCGAGCCGTGCGGGCTGCCCCAGATGATCGCCCCCATATACGGCAGCCTCCCGGTGGCCCACGACACCGGCGGCATCCACGATACGGTGACCCATTTGAACGTGGCCGAAGACAAGGGCAACGGGTTCCTCTTCGAGACCTACGATGCCGACGGACTGTTCTGGGCCATTCGCGAGGCCATGCAGTTTTATGCACTGGCCCCCGAGATCCGGGAGCGGCAGATCCGGCGGATCATGACGGACGCCGCCGCCACCTTCAACTACGACGTCACCGCCAGGCAATACATCGACCTGTACGAGAACATGCTCAACCGCCCCCTGATCACCGAATATGAAGCGGTATGA
- the ettA gene encoding energy-dependent translational throttle protein EttA → MSEPGNKVIYSMIGVSKFHNKKPIIKDISLSYFYGAKIGVLGLNGAGKSTLLRIMAGVDTDYNGETILSEGYTVGFLEQEPLVDVDKTVRAVVEEGVRETVDLMNEFNRINEQFAEPMSDDEMDRLLKRQGEVQDKLDALDAWDLDARLEMAMDALRCPPGDTPVSVLSGGERRRTALCRLLLQKPDILLLDEPTNHLDAESVAWLEHHLQNYAGTVIAVTHDRYFLDNVAGWILELDRGYGIPWKGNYSSWLEQKHKRLAKEEKQESQRRKTLEREMEWIRMSPKGRRSKSKARITAYESLLKQETEKRNEDQEIYIPPGPRLGNEVISAESVTKAYGDLLLMEDLSFAVPPGAIVGVIGPNGAGKTTLFRMITGREKPDAGTFKVGDTVSLAYVDQSRDVLSPEKNIWETISDGKDTITLGNREVNSRAYVARFNFSGSDQQKKVGMLSGGERNRVHLARILKQGANVLLLDEPTNDLDVNTMRALEEALENFAGCAVVISHDRWFLDRIATHILAFEGESQVIWFEGNYSDYEKDRKARLGADADVPHRIRYRRLTRT, encoded by the coding sequence ATGAGTGAACCGGGAAACAAGGTCATCTATTCGATGATCGGCGTCAGCAAGTTCCACAACAAGAAGCCGATCATCAAGGATATATCGCTCTCGTATTTTTACGGCGCGAAAATCGGGGTGCTGGGCCTCAACGGCGCCGGCAAGTCGACGCTGCTCAGGATCATGGCGGGGGTGGACACCGACTATAATGGAGAGACGATTCTATCCGAAGGGTACACCGTCGGGTTCCTTGAGCAGGAGCCGCTGGTGGATGTCGACAAAACCGTCCGCGCGGTGGTGGAGGAGGGGGTCCGGGAGACCGTGGACCTCATGAACGAATTCAATCGCATCAACGAGCAGTTTGCCGAACCCATGAGCGACGATGAGATGGACCGTCTCCTGAAACGGCAGGGCGAGGTCCAGGACAAGCTCGACGCGTTGGATGCGTGGGACCTCGATGCCCGGCTGGAGATGGCCATGGACGCCCTCCGCTGCCCGCCGGGCGACACCCCCGTGAGTGTGCTGTCCGGCGGCGAGCGGCGCCGAACCGCCCTCTGCCGGCTGTTGCTCCAGAAGCCGGATATCCTGCTGCTGGATGAGCCCACCAACCATCTCGACGCCGAGTCGGTGGCCTGGCTCGAGCACCATCTCCAGAATTACGCCGGGACCGTCATTGCCGTGACCCATGACCGGTATTTCCTGGACAACGTGGCGGGGTGGATCCTCGAGTTGGATCGCGGCTACGGCATTCCCTGGAAGGGAAACTATTCCTCCTGGCTGGAGCAGAAGCACAAGCGGCTCGCCAAGGAGGAAAAACAGGAGAGTCAGCGCCGGAAAACCCTCGAGCGGGAGATGGAGTGGATCCGCATGTCGCCCAAGGGGCGGCGGTCCAAGTCCAAGGCCCGCATCACCGCCTATGAATCGCTGCTGAAGCAGGAGACGGAAAAACGAAACGAGGATCAGGAAATCTACATTCCGCCGGGGCCCCGGCTCGGGAACGAGGTCATTTCGGCGGAGTCCGTCACCAAGGCCTACGGTGATCTGCTCCTGATGGAGGATCTCTCCTTTGCCGTCCCGCCGGGGGCCATTGTCGGCGTCATCGGTCCCAACGGCGCCGGAAAGACGACCCTGTTCCGGATGATCACCGGCCGGGAGAAGCCCGACGCAGGTACCTTCAAGGTCGGGGACACCGTGTCTCTGGCCTATGTGGATCAGAGCCGGGACGTGCTCTCGCCTGAAAAGAATATCTGGGAGACCATCTCCGACGGCAAGGATACCATCACCCTGGGCAATCGGGAGGTGAATTCCCGTGCCTATGTGGCACGGTTCAATTTTTCAGGCTCGGATCAGCAGAAAAAGGTCGGTATGTTGTCGGGCGGTGAGCGGAACCGGGTTCACCTGGCCAGGATCCTCAAACAGGGGGCCAACGTGCTGCTGCTGGACGAACCCACCAACGACCTGGACGTCAACACCATGCGGGCCCTGGAGGAGGCCCTGGAAAACTTCGCGGGGTGCGCCGTGGTGATCAGCCATGACCGATGGTTTCTGGACCGGATCGCCACTCACATTCTGGCTTTCGAGGGCGAGAGTCAGGTCATCTGGTTCGAAGGCAATTATTCCGATTATGAAAAAGACCGCAAGGCGCGGCTGGGCGCGGATGCCGACGTTCCCCACCGCATCCGGTACCGCCGGCTGACCCGAACCTGA
- the xerD gene encoding site-specific tyrosine recombinase XerD — MPYFNTLADQFLNYLLVEKGLSGKTLAAYGNDLSRYFDYLRSKGVERVSADDLPLIADHMAELAKTHLTARSRARHLVALRGFYRFLVREEILSEDPARRVDLPRIGMKLPEILSVGEVERLLTAPDTTRPSGARNAAMLELLYAAGLRVSELVNLKRHDVNLEVCCLKVKGKGAVERLVPIGLHAREKLIFYLETARPLLLKGCDSPVLFVARAGKPMTRQGFWKILKQYADRSGIRKRITPHSFRHAFASHLLENGADLRSIQMMLGHADISSTQIYTHVARKRLQEIHEKYHPRG, encoded by the coding sequence ATGCCCTATTTCAATACCCTCGCCGATCAATTCCTGAACTATCTCCTCGTTGAAAAGGGTCTTTCCGGGAAGACCCTTGCCGCCTACGGCAACGACTTGTCCCGGTATTTTGACTATCTGCGGTCAAAGGGGGTGGAGCGGGTCTCCGCCGATGACCTGCCCCTGATCGCCGATCACATGGCCGAGCTGGCGAAGACGCATCTCACGGCCAGGTCACGGGCCCGGCATCTGGTGGCCCTGAGGGGGTTTTACCGCTTTCTGGTCCGGGAGGAAATTTTGAGCGAGGACCCCGCCAGGCGGGTCGACCTTCCCAGAATCGGCATGAAACTGCCGGAGATCCTCTCCGTCGGGGAGGTGGAGCGGCTTCTGACCGCACCGGACACGACCCGTCCTTCAGGCGCGAGAAACGCGGCCATGCTGGAGCTGCTCTATGCCGCGGGGTTGCGGGTGTCGGAGCTCGTGAACCTGAAACGGCACGACGTCAACCTGGAGGTCTGCTGCCTGAAGGTGAAAGGGAAGGGGGCTGTGGAAAGGCTCGTCCCCATCGGGCTTCACGCCAGGGAAAAACTGATCTTCTACCTCGAAACCGCAAGACCCCTGCTTCTCAAGGGATGCGACAGCCCCGTTCTGTTCGTTGCCAGGGCCGGAAAGCCGATGACGCGGCAGGGGTTCTGGAAGATCCTGAAACAATATGCCGACCGGTCCGGCATCCGAAAACGCATCACCCCCCACAGTTTTCGGCACGCCTTTGCCAGCCATCTTCTCGAGAACGGTGCGGATCTGAGATCGATCCAGATGATGCTCGGTCATGCCGATATCTCTTCCACCCAGATCTACACCCATGTGGCCCGGAAGCGGCTGCAGGAGATCCACGAGAAATATCATCCCCGGGGATAA
- a CDS encoding alpha/beta hydrolase, with amino-acid sequence MTDMTTIDYGPLDRPEITAVLFHPRAEGPLGGGDDAPEITVSIPVEEGVEIGGRFHIAGKTAPNILFFHGNGEIVSDYDDLGPVYNRMGINFLPVDYRGYGRSTGSPTVTAMMRDCHIILGFTLKWLSDNGCTGPLAVMGRSLGSASALELAACYEDGIHGVIIESGFAWAGPLLALLGVDVAAVGFEEKKGFRNIDKIRSVTRDCLIIHAERDHIIPSGDGRALYEACGAARKRLLMIPGADHNDLLYVGYADYMDAVQTFIKGISGSAG; translated from the coding sequence ATGACAGACATGACGACAATCGACTACGGACCCCTGGATCGCCCGGAGATCACGGCGGTGCTGTTCCATCCGCGTGCTGAAGGGCCTTTGGGCGGCGGGGACGACGCGCCGGAGATCACGGTGAGCATTCCCGTCGAAGAAGGGGTCGAGATCGGCGGGCGTTTTCACATCGCGGGCAAGACGGCGCCCAATATCCTTTTTTTCCACGGCAACGGTGAAATCGTCTCCGACTACGACGACCTGGGTCCGGTCTACAACCGGATGGGGATCAATTTCCTGCCGGTGGATTATCGGGGGTATGGCCGCTCCACCGGAAGCCCCACCGTGACGGCCATGATGCGGGACTGTCACATCATCCTGGGCTTCACCCTGAAATGGCTCTCCGACAACGGCTGCACGGGACCCCTGGCGGTCATGGGGCGATCCCTGGGCAGTGCGTCGGCTCTGGAGCTGGCCGCCTGTTATGAAGACGGGATCCACGGGGTCATCATCGAGAGCGGGTTCGCCTGGGCCGGTCCGCTGCTGGCGCTTCTGGGGGTCGATGTCGCCGCTGTTGGATTCGAGGAAAAAAAGGGCTTCCGGAACATCGACAAGATCCGCTCGGTGACCCGGGACTGCCTGATCATCCATGCGGAGAGGGACCATATCATCCCCTCGGGCGACGGCCGGGCCCTTTACGAAGCCTGCGGCGCGGCGCGAAAGCGCCTGCTGATGATACCGGGAGCCGATCACAACGACCTGCTCTATGTCGGTTATGCCGATTACATGGACGCCGTGCAGACATTTATCAAAGGCATCAGCGGGTCGGCCGGGTGA
- a CDS encoding radical SAM protein — protein MSYLREVLPKIPRYAAAYRGWATPGTPLNLTFSVTNQCQSRCKTCGIWRIYRDDPAKRQTELTLEEIEKIFRSLGHVYVFNVSGGEPFLRKDLLEIIRLACIHLSPGIIHIPTNGLAVDRIVAQTQEILSYLKRRCPHVRLTIKPSLDHLGEKHDEIRGVPGNFEKVMALFHRLKALQADHPRFHPELGTVISRWNVNDIQRIAAFVTRLGTDSYRNEIAEQRSEMLNQADPITPDPDQYETAIDFFVKQIKTHMERKVLFQRITHAFRLVYYTLAVGILRENRQIIPCYAGITNAHLTPYGDVWACCTLGYDKPMGSLRDYGYDFKALWNSPRADTVRRFIREGRCACPMANQAYSNILMHPPSLTRVVREIVGVG, from the coding sequence GTGAGCTATCTCAGGGAAGTGTTGCCCAAAATACCGCGATACGCCGCGGCCTACAGGGGATGGGCTACGCCGGGGACGCCCCTCAACCTGACCTTCTCCGTCACCAACCAGTGCCAGTCACGCTGCAAAACCTGCGGCATCTGGCGGATCTACCGAGACGATCCCGCAAAGCGGCAGACGGAGCTGACCTTGGAGGAGATCGAAAAGATCTTCCGATCCCTGGGGCACGTCTACGTGTTCAATGTCAGCGGCGGCGAGCCGTTCCTGCGCAAAGACCTTCTGGAGATCATCCGGCTCGCCTGCATCCACCTGAGCCCCGGCATCATCCACATCCCCACGAACGGGCTTGCGGTGGACCGTATTGTGGCACAGACGCAGGAAATTCTCTCATACCTGAAGCGCCGTTGTCCCCATGTCCGCCTCACGATCAAGCCCAGCCTCGATCATCTCGGCGAAAAGCACGACGAGATCCGGGGCGTTCCCGGCAATTTCGAGAAGGTCATGGCGCTGTTCCACCGTCTCAAGGCCCTGCAGGCGGACCATCCCCGATTCCATCCGGAGCTCGGCACGGTGATCTCCCGATGGAACGTCAACGACATCCAGAGGATCGCCGCCTTCGTCACCCGGCTCGGCACCGACAGCTACCGGAACGAGATTGCGGAGCAGCGCTCGGAGATGCTCAACCAGGCCGATCCCATCACCCCGGATCCGGATCAGTATGAAACGGCCATCGATTTTTTCGTGAAGCAGATCAAAACCCACATGGAGCGAAAGGTGCTGTTCCAGCGAATCACCCATGCGTTTCGTCTGGTCTACTATACGCTGGCCGTCGGCATCCTCCGGGAAAACCGCCAGATCATCCCCTGCTACGCCGGCATCACCAATGCCCACCTGACCCCGTACGGCGACGTCTGGGCATGCTGCACCCTGGGTTACGACAAGCCCATGGGCAGCCTCCGGGATTATGGATATGACTTCAAGGCCCTCTGGAACAGCCCCCGGGCCGACACCGTGCGACGGTTCATCCGGGAAGGCCGCTGCGCCTGCCCCATGGCCAACCAGGCCTATTCCAACATCCTGATGCACCCGCCGTCCCTGACCCGGGTCGTCCGAGAGATCGTCGGTGTTGGATGA
- a CDS encoding glycosyltransferase family 4 protein, producing MTTVNTIAMLGSFPPLRGVSGYCLELAAAMAERGRVDFISFREMYPRALYPGGDLADDTTFPEVFHPRLTVRRRLTWYDPAGWIKAGLGTRAELLHAQWWSLPLAPVYMTICAGFKARKKPVVFTVHNVLPHETAPAYIAASRALFTLGDRFIVHTEKNRRQLAAHYGIPESRISRIPHGTLDFQARSGKSDGTFRTDMGIGPEEKIVLLFGAVRPYKGVDTALKALAEILKIRADVRLVIAGKLWESWAPYECLIRKLGLYDHVLPILDYIPSAGVHRLFTAADLVILPYHHFDSQSGVAGTALAFRKPMIVSAVGGLPDLVKNPACVVPPQNPAALARAVVRCLQDPNRLRSLAADAHALSRDFSWKAIAKATFLVYKDACKKL from the coding sequence ATGACGACAGTAAACACCATCGCCATGCTGGGCTCTTTCCCGCCTCTCCGGGGCGTGAGCGGCTACTGCCTTGAACTGGCCGCCGCCATGGCCGAGCGCGGCCGGGTCGACTTCATCTCCTTCAGGGAGATGTATCCCCGCGCCCTCTATCCCGGCGGCGACCTGGCGGACGATACCACCTTTCCGGAGGTTTTTCATCCCCGGTTGACGGTACGCCGCCGCCTGACCTGGTACGACCCCGCCGGCTGGATTAAGGCGGGGCTCGGGACCCGGGCCGAACTCCTTCACGCCCAGTGGTGGAGCCTGCCGCTTGCGCCGGTCTACATGACGATCTGCGCCGGGTTCAAGGCCCGGAAAAAGCCCGTGGTCTTCACCGTTCACAACGTGCTTCCCCACGAAACCGCTCCGGCTTATATCGCGGCGTCCCGCGCCCTTTTCACCCTGGGGGACCGTTTCATCGTCCATACCGAGAAAAACCGTCGTCAGCTCGCAGCCCACTACGGCATCCCTGAATCCCGGATCAGCAGGATCCCCCACGGCACCCTCGATTTCCAGGCCCGGTCCGGCAAAAGCGACGGCACCTTTCGAACAGATATGGGCATTGGCCCCGAGGAGAAGATCGTCCTCCTGTTCGGAGCCGTCCGACCTTATAAAGGTGTCGATACGGCCCTGAAGGCCCTTGCCGAAATCCTGAAAATCAGAGCCGACGTGCGCCTGGTGATCGCCGGAAAATTGTGGGAAAGCTGGGCGCCATACGAATGCCTCATCCGGAAGTTGGGGCTTTACGACCACGTCCTGCCGATTCTCGACTACATTCCGTCGGCCGGGGTCCATCGGCTCTTCACCGCAGCGGATCTGGTCATCCTGCCTTATCACCATTTCGACAGCCAGTCGGGGGTCGCGGGCACGGCCCTGGCTTTCCGAAAACCCATGATCGTCTCGGCTGTGGGCGGCCTCCCGGACCTGGTGAAGAACCCGGCCTGCGTGGTCCCCCCACAGAACCCCGCGGCCCTTGCCCGGGCGGTCGTCCGCTGCCTCCAAGACCCGAACCGACTCCGATCTCTGGCAGCGGACGCCCATGCCCTCAGCCGGGATTTTTCCTGGAAGGCCATTGCCAAAGCCACCTTCCTGGTGTATAAGGATGCCTGTAAAAAGTTATAG
- the glgP gene encoding alpha-glucan family phosphorylase, producing MSHLQTFRVLPDIPEALSFLEVLSRNIWWCWQYDAVELFRRIDPRLWDGCGRNPILFLTYIPQKRLEELAADKSFLSHQERVRSQFQKLACAGRGDNGSLPARRYAVAYFSMEFGIHESIPLFAGGLGILAGDHLKAASDMDLPLVGVGLLYRQGYFRQFLDQDGWQQEEYPETDIYQLPIEKAKDARGDDLYVSVAGPDGDITAAVWRLNVGCVPLYLLDSNVSVNPREIRDITSKLYIGEEKMRIAQEMLLGIGGMRALAALDIHPAVCHMNEGHSAFSSLERIAQIRENHHVDLKTALEIIPRTTVFTTHTPVSAGNEEFPVELIRPYLVPLEERIGATADEILSWGQAQGAPPDSPISMFVLGAHMARYCNGVSELHGQVARRMWTHVWPEVPEYEIPISHVTNGVHIPSFLSRELALLFERYIGPEWHHHPSNPGNIRRVDDIYEEEVWRAHVMCRARLIRTCRKLMMRQYKRRNAPKEMLRDAELVLDQDIMTIAFARRFATYKRANLLLQDPERFEALLTDKNRPVQFIFAGKAHPRDHEGKELIKRLVQFARKSEIRNRIVFIEDYDIHVARFLVQGADVWLNTPRRPLEACGTSGMKAAINGVLNCSILDGWWCEGYAENRGWKIGSGEEYVDPAYQDAVESQALFNVLEEEVVPCFYDRKNGDIPVRWVKMMKNSMKMGMGIFCSHRMVAEYNGRFYDPAREHLFELLSEGASRARKLAAQRKKVNALWGDIRIQPPIQETEGPFRVGEKLHMTTLVDLGDLAPEDVTVELFYGLVQSADRVMSGKAKKMEMLEAHGGGRYLYACDITCRVSGRYGFTARVLPAGDAWARFQPGLLLWA from the coding sequence ATGAGCCATCTGCAAACCTTTCGCGTTTTGCCCGACATCCCCGAGGCCCTCTCCTTTCTGGAGGTCCTTTCCCGAAATATCTGGTGGTGCTGGCAGTATGACGCCGTCGAGCTGTTTCGCCGCATCGACCCCCGGCTGTGGGACGGGTGTGGGCGAAACCCTATTCTTTTTCTGACCTATATTCCCCAGAAACGGCTGGAGGAGCTGGCCGCGGACAAGAGCTTTCTGAGTCACCAGGAACGGGTCCGGTCCCAGTTCCAGAAGCTTGCCTGCGCCGGCCGGGGCGACAATGGTTCGTTGCCGGCCCGTCGGTACGCCGTCGCTTATTTTTCCATGGAATTCGGGATCCACGAGAGCATTCCGCTCTTTGCCGGCGGGTTGGGCATCCTGGCGGGGGATCACCTGAAGGCCGCTTCTGACATGGATCTGCCCCTGGTGGGTGTCGGGTTGTTATACCGCCAGGGCTATTTCCGGCAGTTTCTCGACCAGGACGGGTGGCAGCAGGAGGAGTATCCCGAGACCGACATCTACCAGCTTCCCATCGAAAAGGCAAAAGACGCCAGGGGAGACGACCTCTATGTCTCCGTCGCCGGTCCGGACGGCGACATCACCGCCGCGGTCTGGCGTCTGAATGTCGGATGCGTTCCGCTCTACCTTCTCGACAGCAATGTCTCCGTCAATCCAAGGGAGATTCGGGACATCACCTCAAAGCTCTATATCGGGGAGGAAAAGATGCGCATCGCCCAGGAGATGCTCCTGGGCATCGGCGGCATGCGGGCGCTGGCCGCTCTCGATATCCATCCGGCCGTCTGCCACATGAACGAAGGGCATTCGGCTTTCTCCAGCCTCGAGCGTATCGCCCAGATTCGGGAGAACCATCATGTGGACCTGAAAACCGCCCTCGAAATCATCCCCCGAACCACCGTTTTCACGACCCATACCCCCGTGTCCGCGGGAAACGAGGAATTTCCCGTGGAGCTGATCCGGCCCTATCTCGTTCCCCTGGAGGAACGCATCGGCGCCACGGCGGACGAAATCCTGTCATGGGGGCAGGCCCAGGGGGCCCCGCCGGATTCACCCATCTCCATGTTTGTCCTGGGCGCCCATATGGCGCGCTACTGCAACGGCGTCAGCGAACTCCACGGCCAGGTGGCCCGCCGCATGTGGACCCATGTGTGGCCGGAGGTTCCGGAGTACGAGATTCCCATCAGCCACGTGACCAACGGCGTGCACATCCCCTCCTTTCTCTCCCGGGAGCTCGCGTTGCTATTCGAGCGCTATATCGGGCCGGAGTGGCACCATCACCCCTCCAATCCCGGCAACATCAGGCGGGTGGACGACATCTACGAAGAAGAGGTGTGGCGGGCCCATGTGATGTGCCGGGCCCGTCTGATCCGAACCTGCCGCAAACTCATGATGCGCCAGTACAAACGGCGGAACGCCCCCAAGGAGATGTTGCGGGATGCCGAGCTGGTCCTGGATCAGGACATCATGACCATCGCCTTTGCCCGGCGTTTTGCCACTTACAAGCGCGCCAACCTGCTCCTGCAGGACCCGGAGCGCTTCGAGGCCCTTTTGACGGACAAGAACCGACCGGTCCAGTTCATTTTCGCCGGGAAGGCTCACCCGAGGGACCACGAAGGCAAGGAACTGATCAAACGTCTGGTGCAGTTCGCCCGCAAGTCCGAGATCCGGAACCGCATCGTTTTCATCGAGGACTACGACATCCATGTGGCCCGGTTTCTGGTTCAAGGCGCGGACGTCTGGCTCAATACCCCCAGGCGCCCGCTGGAAGCCTGCGGCACCTCGGGCATGAAGGCGGCCATCAACGGTGTTTTGAATTGCAGCATTCTGGACGGGTGGTGGTGCGAGGGGTATGCCGAGAACCGGGGATGGAAGATCGGCAGCGGGGAGGAGTACGTCGACCCCGCCTACCAGGACGCCGTGGAATCCCAGGCCCTTTTCAACGTCCTCGAGGAAGAGGTGGTGCCCTGTTTTTATGATCGAAAGAATGGGGATATCCCCGTCCGATGGGTCAAGATGATGAAGAACTCGATGAAAATGGGCATGGGGATCTTCTGCAGCCACCGGATGGTCGCCGAGTACAACGGCCGTTTTTACGACCCGGCCCGGGAACACCTGTTCGAACTTCTGTCGGAGGGGGCGAGCCGCGCCCGGAAACTGGCGGCCCAGAGGAAAAAAGTCAACGCCCTGTGGGGAGACATTCGAATTCAACCGCCGATTCAGGAGACCGAAGGGCCTTTTCGGGTGGGGGAGAAACTTCACATGACCACGCTGGTCGACCTGGGGGACCTGGCGCCGGAAGACGTGACCGTAGAGCTTTTTTACGGCCTGGTGCAGTCGGCGGATCGCGTGATGTCGGGAAAGGCCAAGAAGATGGAAATGCTCGAAGCCCACGGCGGCGGCCGATATCTCTATGCCTGTGACATTACCTGCCGGGTTTCGGGTCGGTACGGCTTCACGGCCCGGGTGCTTCCGGCCGGGGACGCGTGGGCGAGGTTCCAGCCGGGCCTGCTCCTTTGGGCCTGA